A region from the Arvicanthis niloticus isolate mArvNil1 chromosome 29, mArvNil1.pat.X, whole genome shotgun sequence genome encodes:
- the Bicra gene encoding BRD4-interacting chromatin-remodeling complex-associated protein isoform X1, producing the protein MDDEDGRCLLDVICDPQALNDFLHGSEKLDSDDLLDAPVEAQSAFYEGPGLHVQEAAGNHLNPEPSQPAPSVDLDFLEDDILGSPAAGGGGGGGPDQPCDILQQSLQEANITEQTLEAEAELDLGPFQLPTLQPADNGAGATGAAGAAAVTAGPQALFPGSADLLGLQAPPTVLTHQALVPPQDVVNKALSVQPFLQPVGLGNVTLQPIQGLQGLPNGSPGSATAATLGLAPIQVVGQPVMTLNPPTSQLLAKQVPVSGYLASAAGPSEPVTLASAGVSPQGAGLVIQKNLPASVTTTLNGNSVFAGTGTATAAASGAPSGQPLAVAPGLGTSPLVQAPSVILHRTPTPIQPKPAGVLPPKLYQLTPKPFTPAGATLTIQGEPGTLPQQPKAPQNLTFMAAGKAGQNVVLSSFPAPALQANVFKQPPVTTTGTAPPQPPGALSKPMSVHLLNQGSSIVIPAQHMLPGQNQFLLPGTPAVQLPQSLSALPANVGGQILTAAAPHAGGQLIANPILTNQNLTGPLSLGPVLAPHSGAHSAAHILSAAPIQVGQPALFQMPVSLATGSLPTQSQPAPTGPTATTVLQGVTLPPSAVAMLNTPDGLVQPSTAAATTGEATPVLAVQPATQVPPAVTTPLPMGLQQPQAQQPPQAPTPQAPTPQAATQPQATPPQASPSLASSPEKIVLGQAPPAATTAILTQDSLQMFLPQERSQQPLSTEGPHLSVPASVIVSAPPPAQDPALATPGTKGAGLGPQTPDSQTSPAPAPQIPAAAPLKAPGPASSPSLPHQAPLGDSPHMPSPHPARPPSRPPSRPHSRPPSQPQSLTCPPSEPTLHPCPPPQGPPTLPGIFVIQNQLSAPPPASTPAPTAPGPPQPPLRPPSQPPEGPLPPASHLPPASTPSAVASSSEPSTRLPVPTPPDFQLQFPLGQGPHKSPTPPPALHMVPEPTAPPPPPPRTFQMVTAPFPALPQPKALLERFHQVPSGIILQNKAGGTPTTPQTSTTLGTLTSPTASVLVSGQAPPGTPAASSHAPASTPMATTGHPPLLPAENKAFASNLPTLSVAKATVSGPGKSPAMQYDSKLCSLKKQPLLQPSKEACFLEHLHKHQGSVLHPDYKTAFPSFEDALHRLLPYHVYQGALPSPSDYHKVDEEFETVSTQLLKRTQAMLNKYRLLLLEESRRVSPSAEMVMIDRMFIQEEKTTLALDKQLAKEKPDEYVSSSRSLGFPVPVSSEGHRLPSHGPSSSSSTSGTSAQPPPHLPTKLVIRHGGAGGSPSVTWARASSSLSSTSSSSSSVASSLDADEDGPMPSRNRPPIKTYEARSRIGLKLKIKQEAGLSKVVHNTALDPVHQPFPAPTPAKGAEPPPHPAPPPLPPTTQAQMNGTLDHPPPAVRKPTVPASCPRLPLRKTYRENMGDPSATEGAQGRSRGAGSPTPLPAKVDEATSGLIRELAAVEDELYQRVLKGGPPPPETPASATSQGPTEPGWEAPVLPPAKRRKSESPDVDQASFSSDSPQDDTLTEHLQSAIDSILNLQQAPGRTPAGPYPHTGPTPGTPTSPAPLHRPDAFPPSSHNGGLGARTLNR; encoded by the exons ATGGATGATGAGGATGGGAGATGCTTACTAGACGTGATTTG TGACCCTCAGGCCCTCAATGACTTCTTGCATGGATCCGAGAAG CTGGACAGCGATGACCTCCTGGATGCCCCTGTGGAGGCCCAAAGTGCCTTCTATGAAGGTCCTGGG CTCCATGTGCAGGAAGCTGCCGGCAACCACCTAAACCCTGAGCCCAGCCAGCCTGCCCCCAGCGTGGACCTGGACTTCCTAGAAGATGACATCTTGGGCTCCCCTGCAGCAGGTGGAGGGGGCGGCGGGGGCCCAGACCAGCCCTGTGACATTCTTCAGCAGAGTCTTCAGGAGGCCAACATCACAGAACAGaccctggaggctgaggctgaacTGGACCTGGGCCCCTTCCAGCTGCCCACCCTACAGCCCGCTGACAATGGGGCAGGTGCTACTGGAGCTGCAGGAGCTGCTGCAGTGACTGCAGGAccccaggctctcttcccagGCAGTGCGGATCTGCTGGGGCTGCAAGCTCCACCCACTGTACTGACCCACCAGGCCCTGGTGCCACCCCAGGATGTGGTCAACAAGGCCCTGAGCGTCCAGCCCTTCCTGCAGCCTGTGGGCCTAGGCAATGTGACTCTTCAACCCATTCAAGGCCTCCAGGGCCTTCCCAATGGCAGTCCTGGGAGTGCTACAGCCGCCACCTTGGGTCTGGCACCTATTCAAGTGGTGGGCCAGCCCGTCATGACTCTCAACCCACCCACCTCCCAGCTCTTGGCAAAGCAGGTGCCTGTCAGTGGCTACCTGGCCTCAGCAGCTGGTCCTTCAGAGCCAGTAACACTGGCATCTGCTGGTGTGTCCCCCCAGGGAGCCGGCCTGGTCATCCAGAAAAATCTTCCAGCCTCAGTGACCACCACACTCAACGGGAACTCAGTGTTTGCCGGGACAGGGACTGCCACTGCAGCAGCCAGTGGGGCACCCTCGGGACAGCCGCTGGCGGTGGCCCCGGGCCTTGGCACATCACCATTGGTACAAGCACCCAGTGTGATTTTACACAGAACCCCTACGCCCATCCAGCCCAAGCCTGCAGGGGTACTGCCCCCCAAACTCTACCAGCTGACACCCAAGCCCTTCACCCCCGCAGGAGCCACCCTTACCATCCAGGGTGAGCCAGGCACCTTGCCCCAGCAGCCTAAGGCCCCCCAGAACCTGACTTTTATGGCCGCAGGCAAAGCTGGCCAGAATGTGGTGCTGTCTAGCTTCCCGGCACCGGCTTTGCAGGCCAATGTATTCAAGCAGCCACCGGTCACCACCACGGGGACAGCCCCGCCACAGCCACCCGGGGCCCTCAGCAAACCCATGAGCGTCCACCTCCTCAATCAAGGCAGCAGCATCGTGATCCCAGCCCAGCACATGCTGCCTGGCCAGAACCAGTTCTTGCTGCCAGGCACCCCAGCCGTACAACTCCCCCAGTCACTCTCTGCCCTGCCGGCCAACGTGGGAGGCCAGATTCTCACAGCCGCAGCACCACATGCGGGCGGACAGCTCATTGCTAACCCGATCCTCACCAACCAGAACCTGACAGGCCCATTGAGTCTGGGCCCAGTGCTGGCACCCCACTCTGGGGCACACAGCGCTGCCCACATTCTCTCTGCAGCTCCCATCCAGGTGGGCCAGCCTGCCCTCTTCCAGATGCCCGTGTCGTTGGCCACTGGCAGCCTGCCCACTCAGAGCCAGCCAGCTCCCACTGGCCCCACAGCCACCACCGTCCTCCAGGGCGTCaccctgcctcccagtgctgtggCTATGCTTAACACACCTGATGGGCTAGTGCAGCCTTCCACCGCAGCCGCCACCACTGGGGAGGCCACACCTGTTCTGGCCGTTCAGCCTGCCACCCAGGTGCCCCCTGCAGTCACCACACCACTGCCCATGGGTCTCCAGCAGCCACAGGCACAGCAACCTCCACAGGCCCCTACTCCACAGGCCCCTACTCCACAGGCGGCCACCCAGCCTCAGGCCACCCCTCCTCAGGCCAGCCCAAGCCTGGCATCCAGCCCAGAGAAGATAGTCCTGGGGCAGGCGCCCCCTGCGGCCACGACGGCCATCCTCACTCAGGATTCCCTCCAGATGTTCCTGCCCCAG GAGAGGAGCCAGCAGCCCCTCTCTACAGAGGGTCCCCACCTCTCGGTGCCTGCCTCCGTCATAGTCAGCGCCCCGCCTCCTGCCCAAGACCCAGCCCTGGCCACGCCCGGCACCAAAGGAGCTGGCCTCGGCCCTCAGACCCCCGACAGCCAGACTTCCCCAGCTCCGGCTCCCCAG ATCCCTGCAGCTGCTCCACTGAAAGCCCCTGGCCCCGCCTCCTCCCCATCACTACCTCACCAGGCCCCCCTGGGAGACAGTCCCCACATgccctccccacatcctgccagGCCCCCTTCCCGCCCACCTTCGAGACCCCACTCACGCCCTCCATCCCAGCCCCAGAGCCTGACCTGCCCCCCCTCAGAGCCCACCCTGCACCCTTGCCCTCCACCCCAGGGTCCCCCAACTCTACCTGGCATCTTTGTCATCCAGAATCAATTGAGTGCCCCACCACCAGCCAGCACCCCAGCCCCCACAGCCCCAGGCCCACCCCAGCCCCCTCTGCGACCCCCATCCCAGCCTCCTGAGGGCCCATTGCCCCCAgcctcccacctccctcctgcctccaccccctctGCTGTGGCCTCCTCCTCTGAGCCTTCTACCAGGTTGCCAGTCCCCACACCCCCTGACTTCCAGCTCCAGTTCCCACTGGGCCAGGGACCCCATAAATCCCCTACTCCGCCACCAGCCCTCCACATGGTCCCTGAGCCCACGGCAccccctcctccaccacctcgGACCTTCCAGATGGTAACTGCCCCCTTCCCAGCGCTGCCCCAGCCAAAAGCACTTCTGGAACGATTCCACCAG GTGCCATCTGGGATTATTCTCCAGAATAAGGCTGGGGGTactcccaccaccccacagaCATCCACCACCCTGGGGACCCTCACGAGTCCTACTGCCTCTGTGCTAGTCAGTGGACAGGCACCACCTGGGACTCCTGCCGCCTCTAGCCATGCCCCAGCCTCCACACCTATGGCCACCACAG GCCACCCTCCTCTACTTCCTGCCGAAAACAAAGCTTTTGCCAGCAACCTTCCAACCCTGAGTGTGGCCAAAGCTACTGTGTCTGGGCCAGGGAAGTCCCCAGCGATGCAG TATGACAGCAAGTTGTGTAGCCTGAAGAAACAGCCCCTACTGCAACCCAGCAAAGAAGCCTG CTTCCTGGAGCATCTGCACAAACATCAGGGCTCTGTCCTGCACCCCGATTACAAGACAGCCTTCCCCTCCTTTGAGGACGCTCTTCATCGCCTCCTGCCCTACCATGTCTACCAAGgcgccctcccctcccccagtgacTACCATAAAG TGGATGAAGAATTTGAGACTGTCTCTACGCAGCTGCTCAAACGCACCCAGGCCATGCTCAATAAATATCGACTTTTGCTTCTGGAAGAGTCCAGG AGAGTCAGTCCTTCTGCGGAGATGGTTATGATTGACCGAATGTTCATTCAGGAGGAGAAGACCACCCTTGCCTTGGATAAGCAGCTCGCCAAGGAGAAGCCtg ATGAGTACGTGTCTTCCTCCCGCTCCCTTGGCTTCCCTGTCCCAGTGTCTTCCGAGGGTCACCGGCTCCCCAGCCATGGCCCATCATCTTCGTCCTCCACATCTGGAACATCTGCCCAACCCCCTCCTCATCTGCCCACCAAGCTAGTGATCCGGCACGGTGGGGCTGGCGGCTCCCCGTCAGTGACCTGGGCCCGGGCATCATCATCTTTGTCATCAAcgtcctcatcctcatcctctgtCGCCTCATCCCTGGACGCAGATGAGGACGGCCCCATGCCCTCTCGTAACCGGCCACCCATCAAGACCTATGAGGCCCGGAGCCgcattggcctcaaactcaagatcaaGCAAGAGGCAGGGCTCAGCAAGGTGGTGCACAACACTGCACTGGATCCTGTACACCAGCCCTTTCCTGCTCCAACCCCTGCAAAGGGGGCGGAGcctccaccacacccagctccgcccccactcccacctaccaCCCAGGCGCAGATGAATGGCACTCTGGACCATCCCCCACCTGCAGTACGCAAACCCACGGTGCCTGCGTCCTGCCCACGTCTACCACTGCGTAAGACCTACCGAGAAAACATGGGCGATCCTAGTGCCACCGAGGGTGCACAGGGACGGTCGCGGGGTGCGGGCAGCCCCACCCCACTGCCTGCCAAGGTAGACGAAGCCACCAGTGGGCTGATCCGGGAGCTGGCGGCAGTGGAAGACGAATTGTATCAGCGGGTTCTAAAGGGCGGCCCACCACCCCCAGAGACCCCAGCCTCTGCTACCAGCCAGGGCCCTACTGAACCCGGTTGGGAAGCACCCGTGCTACCCCCAGCCAAACGACGGAAGTCCGAGTCCCCAGATGTGGACCAGGCCAGCTTCTCTAGTGACAGCCCGCAGGATGATACACTCACTGAGCATTTGCAGAGTGCCATCGACAGCATCCTTAACCTGCAGCAGGCCCCCGGCCGGACACCCGCAGGCCCGTACCCCCATACAGGACCCACGCCTGGCACCCCCACATCCCCAGCGCCTCTGCACAGGCCTGATGCCTTCCCACCCTCTAGTCACAATGGTGGCCTCGGCGCCAGGACGTTGAACAGATAA
- the Bicra gene encoding BRD4-interacting chromatin-remodeling complex-associated protein isoform X2 gives MDDEDGRCLLDVICDPQALNDFLHGSEKLHVQEAAGNHLNPEPSQPAPSVDLDFLEDDILGSPAAGGGGGGGPDQPCDILQQSLQEANITEQTLEAEAELDLGPFQLPTLQPADNGAGATGAAGAAAVTAGPQALFPGSADLLGLQAPPTVLTHQALVPPQDVVNKALSVQPFLQPVGLGNVTLQPIQGLQGLPNGSPGSATAATLGLAPIQVVGQPVMTLNPPTSQLLAKQVPVSGYLASAAGPSEPVTLASAGVSPQGAGLVIQKNLPASVTTTLNGNSVFAGTGTATAAASGAPSGQPLAVAPGLGTSPLVQAPSVILHRTPTPIQPKPAGVLPPKLYQLTPKPFTPAGATLTIQGEPGTLPQQPKAPQNLTFMAAGKAGQNVVLSSFPAPALQANVFKQPPVTTTGTAPPQPPGALSKPMSVHLLNQGSSIVIPAQHMLPGQNQFLLPGTPAVQLPQSLSALPANVGGQILTAAAPHAGGQLIANPILTNQNLTGPLSLGPVLAPHSGAHSAAHILSAAPIQVGQPALFQMPVSLATGSLPTQSQPAPTGPTATTVLQGVTLPPSAVAMLNTPDGLVQPSTAAATTGEATPVLAVQPATQVPPAVTTPLPMGLQQPQAQQPPQAPTPQAPTPQAATQPQATPPQASPSLASSPEKIVLGQAPPAATTAILTQDSLQMFLPQERSQQPLSTEGPHLSVPASVIVSAPPPAQDPALATPGTKGAGLGPQTPDSQTSPAPAPQIPAAAPLKAPGPASSPSLPHQAPLGDSPHMPSPHPARPPSRPPSRPHSRPPSQPQSLTCPPSEPTLHPCPPPQGPPTLPGIFVIQNQLSAPPPASTPAPTAPGPPQPPLRPPSQPPEGPLPPASHLPPASTPSAVASSSEPSTRLPVPTPPDFQLQFPLGQGPHKSPTPPPALHMVPEPTAPPPPPPRTFQMVTAPFPALPQPKALLERFHQVPSGIILQNKAGGTPTTPQTSTTLGTLTSPTASVLVSGQAPPGTPAASSHAPASTPMATTGHPPLLPAENKAFASNLPTLSVAKATVSGPGKSPAMQYDSKLCSLKKQPLLQPSKEACFLEHLHKHQGSVLHPDYKTAFPSFEDALHRLLPYHVYQGALPSPSDYHKVDEEFETVSTQLLKRTQAMLNKYRLLLLEESRRVSPSAEMVMIDRMFIQEEKTTLALDKQLAKEKPDEYVSSSRSLGFPVPVSSEGHRLPSHGPSSSSSTSGTSAQPPPHLPTKLVIRHGGAGGSPSVTWARASSSLSSTSSSSSSVASSLDADEDGPMPSRNRPPIKTYEARSRIGLKLKIKQEAGLSKVVHNTALDPVHQPFPAPTPAKGAEPPPHPAPPPLPPTTQAQMNGTLDHPPPAVRKPTVPASCPRLPLRKTYRENMGDPSATEGAQGRSRGAGSPTPLPAKVDEATSGLIRELAAVEDELYQRVLKGGPPPPETPASATSQGPTEPGWEAPVLPPAKRRKSESPDVDQASFSSDSPQDDTLTEHLQSAIDSILNLQQAPGRTPAGPYPHTGPTPGTPTSPAPLHRPDAFPPSSHNGGLGARTLNR, from the exons ATGGATGATGAGGATGGGAGATGCTTACTAGACGTGATTTG TGACCCTCAGGCCCTCAATGACTTCTTGCATGGATCCGAGAAG CTCCATGTGCAGGAAGCTGCCGGCAACCACCTAAACCCTGAGCCCAGCCAGCCTGCCCCCAGCGTGGACCTGGACTTCCTAGAAGATGACATCTTGGGCTCCCCTGCAGCAGGTGGAGGGGGCGGCGGGGGCCCAGACCAGCCCTGTGACATTCTTCAGCAGAGTCTTCAGGAGGCCAACATCACAGAACAGaccctggaggctgaggctgaacTGGACCTGGGCCCCTTCCAGCTGCCCACCCTACAGCCCGCTGACAATGGGGCAGGTGCTACTGGAGCTGCAGGAGCTGCTGCAGTGACTGCAGGAccccaggctctcttcccagGCAGTGCGGATCTGCTGGGGCTGCAAGCTCCACCCACTGTACTGACCCACCAGGCCCTGGTGCCACCCCAGGATGTGGTCAACAAGGCCCTGAGCGTCCAGCCCTTCCTGCAGCCTGTGGGCCTAGGCAATGTGACTCTTCAACCCATTCAAGGCCTCCAGGGCCTTCCCAATGGCAGTCCTGGGAGTGCTACAGCCGCCACCTTGGGTCTGGCACCTATTCAAGTGGTGGGCCAGCCCGTCATGACTCTCAACCCACCCACCTCCCAGCTCTTGGCAAAGCAGGTGCCTGTCAGTGGCTACCTGGCCTCAGCAGCTGGTCCTTCAGAGCCAGTAACACTGGCATCTGCTGGTGTGTCCCCCCAGGGAGCCGGCCTGGTCATCCAGAAAAATCTTCCAGCCTCAGTGACCACCACACTCAACGGGAACTCAGTGTTTGCCGGGACAGGGACTGCCACTGCAGCAGCCAGTGGGGCACCCTCGGGACAGCCGCTGGCGGTGGCCCCGGGCCTTGGCACATCACCATTGGTACAAGCACCCAGTGTGATTTTACACAGAACCCCTACGCCCATCCAGCCCAAGCCTGCAGGGGTACTGCCCCCCAAACTCTACCAGCTGACACCCAAGCCCTTCACCCCCGCAGGAGCCACCCTTACCATCCAGGGTGAGCCAGGCACCTTGCCCCAGCAGCCTAAGGCCCCCCAGAACCTGACTTTTATGGCCGCAGGCAAAGCTGGCCAGAATGTGGTGCTGTCTAGCTTCCCGGCACCGGCTTTGCAGGCCAATGTATTCAAGCAGCCACCGGTCACCACCACGGGGACAGCCCCGCCACAGCCACCCGGGGCCCTCAGCAAACCCATGAGCGTCCACCTCCTCAATCAAGGCAGCAGCATCGTGATCCCAGCCCAGCACATGCTGCCTGGCCAGAACCAGTTCTTGCTGCCAGGCACCCCAGCCGTACAACTCCCCCAGTCACTCTCTGCCCTGCCGGCCAACGTGGGAGGCCAGATTCTCACAGCCGCAGCACCACATGCGGGCGGACAGCTCATTGCTAACCCGATCCTCACCAACCAGAACCTGACAGGCCCATTGAGTCTGGGCCCAGTGCTGGCACCCCACTCTGGGGCACACAGCGCTGCCCACATTCTCTCTGCAGCTCCCATCCAGGTGGGCCAGCCTGCCCTCTTCCAGATGCCCGTGTCGTTGGCCACTGGCAGCCTGCCCACTCAGAGCCAGCCAGCTCCCACTGGCCCCACAGCCACCACCGTCCTCCAGGGCGTCaccctgcctcccagtgctgtggCTATGCTTAACACACCTGATGGGCTAGTGCAGCCTTCCACCGCAGCCGCCACCACTGGGGAGGCCACACCTGTTCTGGCCGTTCAGCCTGCCACCCAGGTGCCCCCTGCAGTCACCACACCACTGCCCATGGGTCTCCAGCAGCCACAGGCACAGCAACCTCCACAGGCCCCTACTCCACAGGCCCCTACTCCACAGGCGGCCACCCAGCCTCAGGCCACCCCTCCTCAGGCCAGCCCAAGCCTGGCATCCAGCCCAGAGAAGATAGTCCTGGGGCAGGCGCCCCCTGCGGCCACGACGGCCATCCTCACTCAGGATTCCCTCCAGATGTTCCTGCCCCAG GAGAGGAGCCAGCAGCCCCTCTCTACAGAGGGTCCCCACCTCTCGGTGCCTGCCTCCGTCATAGTCAGCGCCCCGCCTCCTGCCCAAGACCCAGCCCTGGCCACGCCCGGCACCAAAGGAGCTGGCCTCGGCCCTCAGACCCCCGACAGCCAGACTTCCCCAGCTCCGGCTCCCCAG ATCCCTGCAGCTGCTCCACTGAAAGCCCCTGGCCCCGCCTCCTCCCCATCACTACCTCACCAGGCCCCCCTGGGAGACAGTCCCCACATgccctccccacatcctgccagGCCCCCTTCCCGCCCACCTTCGAGACCCCACTCACGCCCTCCATCCCAGCCCCAGAGCCTGACCTGCCCCCCCTCAGAGCCCACCCTGCACCCTTGCCCTCCACCCCAGGGTCCCCCAACTCTACCTGGCATCTTTGTCATCCAGAATCAATTGAGTGCCCCACCACCAGCCAGCACCCCAGCCCCCACAGCCCCAGGCCCACCCCAGCCCCCTCTGCGACCCCCATCCCAGCCTCCTGAGGGCCCATTGCCCCCAgcctcccacctccctcctgcctccaccccctctGCTGTGGCCTCCTCCTCTGAGCCTTCTACCAGGTTGCCAGTCCCCACACCCCCTGACTTCCAGCTCCAGTTCCCACTGGGCCAGGGACCCCATAAATCCCCTACTCCGCCACCAGCCCTCCACATGGTCCCTGAGCCCACGGCAccccctcctccaccacctcgGACCTTCCAGATGGTAACTGCCCCCTTCCCAGCGCTGCCCCAGCCAAAAGCACTTCTGGAACGATTCCACCAG GTGCCATCTGGGATTATTCTCCAGAATAAGGCTGGGGGTactcccaccaccccacagaCATCCACCACCCTGGGGACCCTCACGAGTCCTACTGCCTCTGTGCTAGTCAGTGGACAGGCACCACCTGGGACTCCTGCCGCCTCTAGCCATGCCCCAGCCTCCACACCTATGGCCACCACAG GCCACCCTCCTCTACTTCCTGCCGAAAACAAAGCTTTTGCCAGCAACCTTCCAACCCTGAGTGTGGCCAAAGCTACTGTGTCTGGGCCAGGGAAGTCCCCAGCGATGCAG TATGACAGCAAGTTGTGTAGCCTGAAGAAACAGCCCCTACTGCAACCCAGCAAAGAAGCCTG CTTCCTGGAGCATCTGCACAAACATCAGGGCTCTGTCCTGCACCCCGATTACAAGACAGCCTTCCCCTCCTTTGAGGACGCTCTTCATCGCCTCCTGCCCTACCATGTCTACCAAGgcgccctcccctcccccagtgacTACCATAAAG TGGATGAAGAATTTGAGACTGTCTCTACGCAGCTGCTCAAACGCACCCAGGCCATGCTCAATAAATATCGACTTTTGCTTCTGGAAGAGTCCAGG AGAGTCAGTCCTTCTGCGGAGATGGTTATGATTGACCGAATGTTCATTCAGGAGGAGAAGACCACCCTTGCCTTGGATAAGCAGCTCGCCAAGGAGAAGCCtg ATGAGTACGTGTCTTCCTCCCGCTCCCTTGGCTTCCCTGTCCCAGTGTCTTCCGAGGGTCACCGGCTCCCCAGCCATGGCCCATCATCTTCGTCCTCCACATCTGGAACATCTGCCCAACCCCCTCCTCATCTGCCCACCAAGCTAGTGATCCGGCACGGTGGGGCTGGCGGCTCCCCGTCAGTGACCTGGGCCCGGGCATCATCATCTTTGTCATCAAcgtcctcatcctcatcctctgtCGCCTCATCCCTGGACGCAGATGAGGACGGCCCCATGCCCTCTCGTAACCGGCCACCCATCAAGACCTATGAGGCCCGGAGCCgcattggcctcaaactcaagatcaaGCAAGAGGCAGGGCTCAGCAAGGTGGTGCACAACACTGCACTGGATCCTGTACACCAGCCCTTTCCTGCTCCAACCCCTGCAAAGGGGGCGGAGcctccaccacacccagctccgcccccactcccacctaccaCCCAGGCGCAGATGAATGGCACTCTGGACCATCCCCCACCTGCAGTACGCAAACCCACGGTGCCTGCGTCCTGCCCACGTCTACCACTGCGTAAGACCTACCGAGAAAACATGGGCGATCCTAGTGCCACCGAGGGTGCACAGGGACGGTCGCGGGGTGCGGGCAGCCCCACCCCACTGCCTGCCAAGGTAGACGAAGCCACCAGTGGGCTGATCCGGGAGCTGGCGGCAGTGGAAGACGAATTGTATCAGCGGGTTCTAAAGGGCGGCCCACCACCCCCAGAGACCCCAGCCTCTGCTACCAGCCAGGGCCCTACTGAACCCGGTTGGGAAGCACCCGTGCTACCCCCAGCCAAACGACGGAAGTCCGAGTCCCCAGATGTGGACCAGGCCAGCTTCTCTAGTGACAGCCCGCAGGATGATACACTCACTGAGCATTTGCAGAGTGCCATCGACAGCATCCTTAACCTGCAGCAGGCCCCCGGCCGGACACCCGCAGGCCCGTACCCCCATACAGGACCCACGCCTGGCACCCCCACATCCCCAGCGCCTCTGCACAGGCCTGATGCCTTCCCACCCTCTAGTCACAATGGTGGCCTCGGCGCCAGGACGTTGAACAGATAA